The following are encoded in a window of Thermoprotei archaeon genomic DNA:
- a CDS encoding Zn-ribbon domain-containing OB-fold protein — protein sequence MSAQQKVEKKKTQKEQTEEVTKQFNEFVESIKKSTGLPIVPDMKSGAAQWIDQRELTLKYVISVDKIRKFFDGLIDGKLYATKCKQCGTLYFPPQVDCPKCRKSDMEWIELSNEGELLTYTIINVKPNSFSHYDDYTVGIARLKEGINITAWVRETDPKKLRVGMKVKVIVTKREPEGYLTYELEPLTS from the coding sequence ATGAGTGCTCAACAGAAGGTTGAGAAAAAGAAGACACAAAAAGAGCAGACTGAAGAAGTCACAAAGCAATTTAATGAGTTTGTTGAAAGCATAAAGAAATCAACAGGACTACCAATAGTACCAGACATGAAAAGCGGAGCCGCACAATGGATAGACCAGCGAGAATTAACATTGAAATATGTAATAAGTGTTGACAAAATCAGAAAATTCTTCGATGGATTAATTGACGGCAAACTTTATGCGACAAAATGTAAACAATGCGGAACACTTTATTTTCCACCACAGGTCGATTGTCCTAAATGTAGGAAATCGGACATGGAATGGATCGAATTAAGTAACGAAGGAGAACTGCTCACATACACAATAATAAACGTAAAACCGAACAGCTTTTCACATTATGATGATTACACAGTAGGTATTGCTAGACTAAAAGAAGGAATTAATATCACAGCATGGGTACGAGAAACTGATCCTAAAAAATTAAGAGTAGGAATGAAAGTTAAGGTTATAGTAACAAAACGTGAACCTGAAGGATATTTAACTTATGAATTAGAACCACTAACATCCTAA
- a CDS encoding acyl-CoA dehydrogenase family protein — protein sequence MFPFNSILDFKVELTNEHEMFRKMIRQFAENEIAPKVMEIEKTNTIPEELINRAKELGLMGVGIPPEYDGQGGGAMMLVILMEELSRISPAFATKIAVNHLFTTPVLIFGTDEQKKKYIPPIARGEAFAAHANTEPAAGSDVAGIQATARKEGNYWIINGRKIFITGADRAKYLVVSARTSPPPSRKERWKGLTFFIVEANWPGIKIGSKFNVIGLKGEQPNEVILDDVKVPEENVLGREGEGFKVAVTTYDHGRLGIAAQGVGIAQAVFEKSLNYALQRYAFEKPLISFEGIAFKLSDMLTELEAARMLTYWAATLTDAQRPEAIMAASLAKMYATEVAEKTSALAIKIHGGVGVDQEAGIERYLRDALITTIYEGANDIQRITVIRSLLRQVFGTSVDMI from the coding sequence TTGTTTCCCTTCAACAGTATTTTAGATTTTAAAGTAGAATTAACAAATGAACATGAAATGTTCAGAAAAATGATAAGACAATTTGCCGAAAACGAAATAGCACCAAAAGTTATGGAAATAGAAAAAACAAACACAATACCAGAAGAACTCATCAACAGAGCAAAAGAACTAGGACTAATGGGCGTTGGAATACCACCAGAATATGATGGACAAGGTGGAGGGGCTATGATGCTTGTCATACTCATGGAAGAACTTTCAAGAATTTCACCAGCATTCGCAACAAAAATCGCAGTAAACCATCTATTTACAACACCAGTACTCATTTTTGGCACAGATGAGCAAAAAAAGAAATATATACCACCAATTGCCAGAGGTGAAGCTTTCGCAGCTCACGCAAATACAGAACCTGCAGCAGGTAGCGATGTTGCAGGCATACAAGCAACAGCTAGAAAAGAAGGAAATTACTGGATAATTAATGGTAGAAAAATTTTCATAACAGGTGCAGATAGAGCTAAATATTTAGTAGTTTCCGCAAGAACAAGTCCACCACCAAGCAGAAAAGAAAGATGGAAAGGTTTAACATTCTTCATAGTAGAAGCTAACTGGCCTGGTATAAAAATTGGGTCAAAATTCAATGTAATAGGATTAAAAGGCGAACAACCTAACGAAGTGATACTTGATGATGTAAAAGTGCCTGAAGAAAACGTTCTAGGCAGAGAGGGAGAGGGATTCAAAGTTGCCGTCACAACATACGATCATGGAAGACTTGGGATCGCTGCCCAAGGTGTAGGTATTGCACAAGCAGTGTTTGAAAAATCATTAAACTATGCGCTACAGAGATACGCATTTGAAAAACCACTAATCTCATTCGAAGGAATAGCTTTTAAACTATCAGATATGTTAACAGAACTTGAGGCAGCCCGCATGCTTACTTACTGGGCAGCCACACTAACAGATGCACAGAGACCCGAAGCCATAATGGCAGCATCGCTGGCTAAAATGTATGCTACCGAAGTGGCGGAAAAAACCTCAGCACTAGCAATAAAGATTCACGGCGGTGTCGGTGTTGATCAAGAAGCAGGGATTGAGAGATACTTAAGAGATGCCCTCATAACAACAATTTATGAAGGAGCAAATGACATACAAAGAATAACAGTCATCAGAAGTCTATTAAGACAAGTATTTGGAACCAGCGTTGATATGATATAG